The Natrinema pellirubrum DSM 15624 region AAGTTGGTCATAGAGGACGCCGTCCGTGTCCTCAGGCGGTCCGTACTGGGCGTCGACTAAGGCGTTTATCTCCTCGTATCCGACCGTCTCGGCCTCGAGATCGTCGATCAGCGCCTCGAGTCGCTCGCGGTGGTCGGCCGACTCCGTGGCGGCCTCCGCGAGCAACTCCTCCACCTCCGCGTCGACCGTCGCCCGCTCGTCGGGCGGGAGCGACTCGATGTGGTGGGCGGCGCGTGACTCGACGAGTTCCTCCAGCACGACCCCGATCTGTAGCAATCGGGTCAGCTGGTGGTCGCTCGAGACACGCTGTCCCAGACTCATATCACGACAAGGGAGCCGCGGTTACTTAGTCGTCTCGGAGCGCGGATGTCGGAATCGCGGAAAAACGACGGTCGATCGGCGACGGCGCTCAGTCTCGCTGGCGGAGTCGCGCTCCGATCAGGTCCTCGAGGTCCTCGCGGAGTTCGTCGACGTCGATCTCCGCGAGAACGGGCACGAAGAAGCCCTCGACGAGCATGTTTCGGGCCGCGCGGGGGTCGACACCGCGGGAGGTCATGTAGAACAGGTCCTCCTGATCGATCTGGCCGACCGTCGCGGAGTGGCTGGCCTCAGTGTCGTGGTTGTTGATGATCAGCTTCGGGGAGGCGTCGGCCTCGCTCTCGTCGGAGAGCATCAGCGTGTTCTCGCGCTGGTAGGAGCTGGTGTCCCACGCGTCGGAGCCGACGTCCTGGACGCCCTCGTAGACCGAGCGGGCGACGTCGTCGGTGACGCCGCGGGTCACGAGGTCGGCCGTCGTGTGTTCCGCACGATGCCAGACCTTCGCGTCGAGGTCGAAGTGCTGGTCGTTGTGGCCGTAGAAGGCACCGACGATCTGCGTCTCCGAGGAGTCGCCGCGCAGTTCCGTCGAGACCTCTGTCTTCGTCAGCTGGGTGCCGAGGTTGCCCTCGATCCAGTCGATCGTGGCGTAGGTGTCAGCGACACCGCGCTTGAGCGTGAAGTTGTAGGCCTCCTCCGAGAGGTTCTGGAGGCTGCCGTACTGGACGTAGCTGTTCTCGCCGGCGGCGACCTCGACAATCCCGCTGTAGTACTGCTCCTCGGCCTCTTCGCCAGTCGACT contains the following coding sequences:
- the sufD gene encoding Fe-S cluster assembly protein SufD encodes the protein MSTQVHANLTEEQVREISGDLDEPDWLLETRLEALAALEDLEMPEVIRTPGRDWTNLHELDFESLVDPLNAAEDKDQVGPEEAEVLSWADAVQEHEDLLQDHFGSIVDPQENYLTALSTALFSTGTVIYVPEGVDAEDVTVRTEQNSRSLFNYTLVVTEESSSVTILERQSTGEEAEEQYYSGIVEVAAGENSYVQYGSLQNLSEEAYNFTLKRGVADTYATIDWIEGNLGTQLTKTEVSTELRGDSSETQIVGAFYGHNDQHFDLDAKVWHRAEHTTADLVTRGVTDDVARSVYEGVQDVGSDAWDTSSYQRENTLMLSDESEADASPKLIINNHDTEASHSATVGQIDQEDLFYMTSRGVDPRAARNMLVEGFFVPVLAEIDVDELREDLEDLIGARLRQRD